A genomic region of Herbaspirillum sp. DW155 contains the following coding sequences:
- a CDS encoding methyl-accepting chemotaxis protein, with product MQRKLTVTARLAILVAVLCGSVLLLAWRDIQGMASSNDKLRHVYEDHTMALIHIARVRDALYLNRDVMGRALMLANVAPAPGDERTVDERIKPFLERIPALDASFEQGWQAYLATRMMPEEQTAALRFQESWHRYLSQRVHVVELIRSGDPLQANRRWTALTTQLADLATQLSALGQLQESFTRASYEEARADYRQLRSHNLEIAGLTLAIGITIALWIILSLRRQLGGEPDYAAHIVQQIAEGNLGVTVKLRRNDRASLLYAMHGMRERLTDIMRNVTQSTQALGASSRQLNDTAQDLAGASSEQAAAVEEVHTAISNISLAIQQTGEHARRTDQIALTAAADADQSGAAVQSTVVAMRGIARQVGVIDDIAYQTNLLALNAAIEAARAGEHGRGFSVVAAEIRKLAERSQSSAHEISVIAQQSVEMAEQTSQRLAAGTLQGIREASQQINQITLSAHMQEEGVQEIGAAVAKLNETTQRNAATSEELASTAEAMAERARELSAQLCYFRLEEDGPARPA from the coding sequence GTGCAACGAAAACTGACGGTCACCGCCCGTCTGGCCATTCTGGTGGCGGTACTGTGCGGCAGCGTGCTGCTGCTCGCCTGGCGCGACATCCAGGGCATGGCTTCCAGCAACGACAAGCTGCGCCACGTCTATGAAGACCACACCATGGCGCTGATCCACATCGCCCGGGTACGCGACGCTCTTTACCTGAACCGCGACGTCATGGGCCGGGCCCTGATGCTGGCCAACGTGGCACCGGCACCGGGCGACGAGCGCACCGTAGACGAGCGCATCAAGCCTTTCCTGGAACGCATTCCGGCGCTGGATGCCAGCTTCGAACAGGGCTGGCAAGCCTATCTGGCCACGCGCATGATGCCCGAGGAACAGACGGCGGCGCTGCGTTTCCAGGAAAGCTGGCACCGTTACCTCAGCCAGCGCGTGCACGTGGTGGAACTGATACGCAGTGGCGATCCCCTGCAGGCCAATCGTCGCTGGACAGCGCTGACCACCCAGCTGGCCGACCTGGCCACGCAGCTGTCCGCGCTGGGCCAGCTGCAGGAAAGCTTTACCCGCGCGTCCTATGAAGAAGCGCGCGCCGACTACCGGCAACTGCGCAGCCACAACCTCGAGATCGCCGGCCTGACCCTGGCCATTGGCATCACCATTGCGCTCTGGATCATCCTGAGCCTGCGCCGCCAGTTGGGAGGCGAACCTGACTATGCCGCCCACATCGTGCAGCAGATCGCCGAGGGCAACCTGGGCGTCACGGTGAAACTGCGCCGCAACGACCGCGCCAGCCTGCTCTATGCCATGCACGGCATGCGCGAACGGCTCACCGACATCATGCGCAACGTGACCCAATCGACCCAGGCGCTGGGCGCCTCCTCCCGCCAGCTCAATGACACGGCGCAAGACCTGGCCGGCGCCTCCAGCGAACAGGCGGCCGCCGTCGAGGAAGTCCACACCGCCATCAGCAACATCAGCCTGGCCATCCAGCAGACCGGCGAACATGCGCGCCGCACCGACCAGATCGCCCTGACGGCGGCGGCCGATGCCGACCAGAGCGGCGCGGCAGTGCAGAGCACGGTAGTGGCCATGCGGGGCATCGCGCGCCAGGTTGGCGTGATCGACGATATTGCCTACCAGACCAATCTGCTGGCGTTGAATGCCGCCATCGAAGCAGCGCGCGCCGGAGAACACGGGCGCGGCTTTTCGGTGGTGGCGGCAGAAATCCGCAAGCTGGCCGAACGCAGCCAGAGCAGCGCCCATGAAATCAGCGTGATTGCGCAGCAAAGCGTGGAGATGGCCGAACAGACCAGCCAGCGCCTGGCCGCAGGCACCCTGCAGGGCATTCGCGAAGCTTCACAGCAGATCAACCAGATCACGCTGTCAGCGCACATGCAGGAGGAAGGCGTACAGGAAATCGGCGCGGCCGTGGCGAAGCTCAATGAAACCACCCAGCGCAATGCTGCCACCTCAGAGGAACTGGCCAGCACCGCCGAAGCGATGGCCGAGCGGGCGCGCGAACTGAGCGCGCAGCTGTGCTACTTCCGGCTGGAAGAAGATGGCCCTGCCCGGCCTGCCTGA